In Candidatus Defluviibacterium haderslevense, the following are encoded in one genomic region:
- a CDS encoding YicC family protein, translating into MVYSMTGYGHVVGQFEDKEIIVEIRCLNSKVNDFRMKIPNLYKQKELDIRKILNDTIVRGKLDVTITVASPTGEDEYTLDKNMIQSLHRQILNLGIDLSNTDILNAILKFPNVITSNESVINDEEFAYVTKLLQEAIVKLNEFRSIEGITIETDMNLRIDLILKALVAIEVFDQDRISLLKEKMMKSLTANFSSENIDKNRFEQELLYYLERLDITEEKVRLKQHCDYFLQEVANDQVSKSKKLNFISQEIGREINTLGAKAQHSSIQKIVVGMKDELEKIKEQLANIL; encoded by the coding sequence ATGGTATATTCAATGACCGGTTATGGTCACGTGGTTGGACAATTTGAAGATAAAGAAATCATCGTAGAAATCAGGTGTTTGAATTCCAAAGTCAACGATTTTCGAATGAAAATTCCTAATTTGTATAAACAAAAGGAGCTTGACATCCGTAAAATCCTGAATGATACCATAGTTAGAGGAAAATTAGATGTTACCATTACGGTAGCTTCACCCACCGGAGAGGATGAATATACTCTGGATAAAAACATGATCCAATCTCTGCATAGACAAATTCTCAATTTAGGAATTGATCTATCAAATACAGATATATTAAATGCTATACTCAAATTCCCTAATGTCATTACCTCAAATGAATCTGTAATCAATGATGAAGAATTTGCTTATGTAACAAAATTACTCCAGGAAGCTATTGTTAAACTCAATGAATTTCGATCGATCGAAGGGATAACCATTGAAACGGACATGAACTTGCGGATAGATTTGATTTTGAAAGCACTGGTAGCCATTGAAGTATTTGATCAAGATCGTATTTCTTTGTTAAAAGAGAAAATGATGAAATCTCTGACTGCTAATTTTTCTAGTGAAAATATAGATAAGAATCGTTTCGAACAAGAATTACTTTATTATCTTGAACGTCTGGATATCACAGAGGAGAAAGTTAGGTTAAAACAACACTGTGATTATTTCTTACAAGAAGTCGCAAATGATCAGGTCAGTAAATCAAAAAAATTAAATTTTATCTCCCAAGAAATTGGACGTGAAATAAATACGCTTGGAGCAAAAGCTCAACACTCTTCTATTCAAAAAATAGTAGTAGGGATGAAAGATGAATTAGAAAAAATAAAAGAACAATTGGCTAATATTTTATGA
- a CDS encoding integration host factor subunit beta → MRKADLVSIISDKSGVPKVDVLVSLEMFFKEVKSALAEGENVFIRGFGSFIVKKRARKIGRHIKKNVAIEIPEHYIPSFKPAKIFVDHVKSGKEPIETAYEEDIEE, encoded by the coding sequence ATGAGAAAGGCTGATTTAGTCTCTATAATTTCAGATAAGTCTGGAGTCCCGAAAGTGGATGTTCTGGTATCTCTTGAAATGTTTTTTAAAGAAGTAAAAAGTGCATTAGCTGAAGGCGAAAATGTATTCATTCGTGGATTTGGTTCATTTATTGTTAAAAAACGAGCTAGAAAAATTGGAAGACACATCAAAAAGAATGTGGCTATCGAAATACCGGAGCATTATATACCGTCATTTAAGCCTGCAAAGATCTTTGTAGACCATGTAAAATCTGGTAAAGAGCCTATTGAAACGGCTTATGAAGAAGATATTGAGGAATAG
- a CDS encoding Rne/Rng family ribonuclease has translation MEKELIISAHLGSVEIALLENKKLVELHKQKADTLYNVGDIFLGQVKKLMPGLNAAFVDIGHSKEAFLHYTDMGPVLNSVKKFTQEVIDGKYQGPLLDQFEIQPEILKNGKVGQVIDKRDLILVQILKEPISTKGHRLSCEITIPGRFIVLTPFNTSIAISKKIGSNEERERLVHLMGSIRPKNFGIVVRTAAEGKKVAELHEELNLLLNRWKVMQQQLYKARPPLKLLSEVDKASGIIRDLLTKNFTAIHVNDQEVYAGIKEYIQTNLPEKSHILQLHKGSKSIFETYGIKRQIKAAFGKTATLPSGAYVILDHTEAMHVIDVNSGPKVQKLDQDIAAMQVNVEAAEEIARQLRLRDIGGLIVIDFIDMKSNENKAELFKKMKEFMENDRSQHTILPLSKFGLMQITRQRERPEVSINTAEVCPCCSGTGKVNPTVLLVDAIERDMEFIMQTRPIKKPILAAHPFVIAYLKQGMWAYQRKWYFKYHKWFTLKEDMDMPLIQFTFFDGPEDEIRLNG, from the coding sequence ATGGAAAAAGAGTTGATCATCTCAGCCCATCTCGGGTCTGTAGAAATTGCATTGCTTGAAAACAAAAAGCTCGTTGAGCTTCACAAGCAAAAAGCTGATACTTTATATAATGTCGGAGATATATTTCTTGGGCAAGTAAAGAAACTAATGCCCGGACTCAATGCTGCTTTTGTGGACATTGGTCATTCCAAAGAGGCATTTCTCCATTATACGGACATGGGTCCGGTATTGAATTCAGTAAAAAAATTTACACAAGAGGTCATTGATGGTAAATACCAAGGACCACTTTTAGATCAGTTTGAAATCCAACCAGAAATTTTAAAGAATGGTAAGGTAGGTCAGGTCATAGATAAGAGGGATTTGATCTTAGTTCAAATCTTAAAAGAACCGATATCTACCAAGGGTCATCGATTGAGTTGTGAAATAACCATTCCCGGTAGATTTATAGTATTAACACCATTTAATACCAGCATCGCCATTTCCAAAAAAATAGGATCCAATGAAGAACGCGAACGCTTAGTTCACCTCATGGGATCTATTCGTCCTAAAAATTTTGGAATTGTTGTTAGAACAGCGGCTGAAGGAAAGAAAGTTGCCGAACTCCACGAAGAACTTAATTTATTATTGAATCGGTGGAAGGTCATGCAGCAACAGCTTTATAAGGCGAGACCGCCCCTTAAATTATTGAGTGAAGTGGACAAAGCTTCCGGGATTATTAGAGACCTGCTCACTAAAAATTTTACAGCCATTCATGTTAATGACCAAGAGGTTTATGCAGGAATCAAGGAATACATCCAAACGAATCTTCCTGAAAAAAGTCATATACTCCAACTTCACAAAGGAAGTAAATCCATATTTGAAACCTATGGTATCAAACGTCAAATAAAGGCTGCTTTTGGTAAAACGGCGACATTGCCCAGTGGAGCGTATGTGATCTTAGATCACACGGAAGCTATGCATGTCATCGATGTGAATAGCGGACCAAAAGTTCAGAAATTAGATCAGGATATAGCAGCCATGCAAGTCAATGTAGAAGCTGCGGAAGAAATCGCACGTCAGTTGCGACTGAGAGATATTGGTGGATTAATTGTGATCGATTTCATTGACATGAAAAGCAATGAAAACAAGGCAGAGCTTTTTAAAAAGATGAAGGAGTTCATGGAAAATGATCGTTCTCAACACACGATACTTCCTTTGTCTAAATTTGGCTTAATGCAGATCACCAGACAACGTGAAAGGCCTGAGGTCAGTATCAACACCGCTGAAGTGTGTCCTTGTTGTAGTGGCACAGGAAAGGTTAATCCTACGGTATTATTGGTAGATGCTATAGAACGTGATATGGAATTTATCATGCAGACGAGACCTATTAAAAAACCTATTTTAGCAGCGCACCCATTTGTAATCGCTTATCTGAAACAAGGAATGTGGGCCTACCAACGCAAATGGTATTTCAAATATCATAAGTGGTTTACCTTAAAAGAAGATATGGATATGCCATTGATTCAATTTACTTTTTTTGATGGTCCGGAAGATGAAATTAGACTTAACGGGTAA